One Streptomyces formicae genomic window, GGCATCCGGCGACGCCGAGCGCGGCGCCGACGAGCACCGCGGTGAGCGTGCGCGGGATGCGCAGATCACCGACGACGAGGTCGAGGCGCGAGTCGCCGCGCGCGCCACCGCGGTTGAGCAGGTAGTCGAGCACACCACTGGCGCCGACCTCACCCGCGCCGACACAGAGCGAGAGCCCCACGAGCAGCACCAGGGCGACCACGAACCCCGCCACGGCGAGCGCGACGGACCGCCCGGCGGAAGAACGCCCGGGATCCGGCTCAGGTGGGCGATCCGGCCCCAACTCACCTACGGGCTCGACGGGTTGGGGGACGGAGGCTGTGGTGCCCGCACTCGGCATGCGCATAAGGTGAGGCTAGCCTAACTGTTTGAACGGGGTAGCGAGCTCTGGGCAGTGGTTATACGTTAGGTTAGGCTTACCTAAAAAGTTGGGGGAGGTCGCTCACACCATGCCAGAGCACATACCGCAGGAGCCGGGCGAGTTCACCGGACGCACCGCGCTGGTGACCGGCGCGGGCCAGGGCATCGGCGCCGCGGTGGCCACCGCGCTCGCCGCGCGCGGCGCCCACGTGGTCGCCACCGACCGCGACGCCCACGGCATCGACGAACTGGCCGCCGCCCACCGCGGCGCGATCACGCCCCGCGTCATGGACGTCACGAACCCCCTGGCCGTCACCGCGGTCGTCGACGACGTCGTCCGCGAACACGGCTCCCTCGACCTCCTGGTGAACGTCGCGGGAATCCTCCGCGCCGCCCCCGTCGCCGAACTGACCGACGCCGACTGGGCCGACACCTTCGCCGTGAACACCACCGGCGTCTTCCACACCTCCCGCGCGGCCGCCGCACACATGACCGCGCGCGGCTCCGGCTGCATCGTCACCGTCGCCTCCAACGCCGCGGGCATCCCCCGCACCGGCATGGCCGCGTACGCCGCGTCCAAGGCGGCGGCCACGATGTTCACCAAGTGCCTGGGCCTGGAGATCGCCCGCACGGGCGTCCGCTGCAACGTGGTGGCCCCCGGCTCGACGGACACCGCGATGCAACGCTCCCTGTGGACGGACGACGAGGCCCCGCAACGCGTCATCGCGGGCGACCCCGAGACGTACCGCACGGGCATCCCCCTGGGCCGGATCGCCGATCCCCAGGACATCGCCGAGGCAGTCGTCTTCCTCGCCTCGGACCGAGCACGCCACATCACCCTCCAAGAGCTGTACGTCGACGGCGGCGCGACCCTGCGCTGAACGCGTCCCCCAGCCGCGATCGCACCCACCCCCGAGAACACCCGAGAATTGGAGCCCCCGTGTCGACGGCACCCGAGGTCGCCACACACGTGACGACGGCCGAACAGGCCCACCCCGCCGTAGGAGCGGCCACCGCCCTCCTCGACGCCTACACCCCGGGCGAACGGTTCCTCGCGACGCCGACCCGCACCCTGCTCACCGAGGGCGTCCACGCGCACGTCCCGCACGACGAGAGACCCTTGCCGCACCGCATCGCGGCAACCCTCGCCGACGCCCGCCGCACCGGCCCGGCCAAGCCGTACGTCGTGGGCGCGATCCCGTTCGACCACACGGCCCCGGCCGCCCTGGCGGTGCCCCGCGCCCTGCGCACCGCGCCCCCGCTGACCGCGGACCCCCTGATCGCCCTCCCCGCCGACCCGCCGGACGCCACCGACTGGCGGATCCGCCCGGTCCCCTCCCCCGAGGCGTACGGCGCGGGCGTGGCCTCCGCCGTCGAGCGCATGTGGCGCGGCGACTTCAGCAAGGTCGTCCTGGCCCGCACCCTCGAACTCACCGCGCAGGCCCCCCTGGACCTCCCCGTGATGCTCCAGCGCCTGGCCCGCCGCGACCCCTCCGGCTACACCTTCGCGCTGCCGACGGCCCCCGGCCGCACCCTGATCGGCGCCAGCCCCGAACTCCTGGTCTCGCGCCGCGGCCACCAGGTCGTGGCGAACCCCCTCGCGGGCTCGACCCCCCGCAGCGACGACCTCGCCGAGGACGTGCGCCGCGCCGCCGCGCTCCTGGAGTCGGCCAAGGACCTGCACGAGCACGCGGTCGTGGTGGACGCCGTCCACCAGGCGCTCGCGTCCTTCTGCACGGACCTGACGGTCCCGGCCCGCCCCACCCTGATCCGTACGGCGACGATGTGGCACCTGTCCACGACGGTCACCGGTACGGTCGCCTCGCCCGACACCTCCGCGCTCGAACTGGCCTGCGCGCTGCACCCCACCCCCGCGGTCTGCGGCACCCCGACGGCCACCGCGCGCGAGGTGATCCGCGAGACGGAACCGTTCGACCGGGGCTTCTTCACCGGCATGGTCGGCTGGGGCGACGCCAACGGCGACGGCGAGTGGGTCGTGACGATCCGCTGCGCCGAGGCCGAGGAGCGCAGCCTGCGCCTGTACGCGGGCGCGGGCGTGGTCGCCGCGTCGGAACCGGAGGCGGAGACGGCCGAGACGGGCGCGAAGTTCCGCACGTTCCTGAACGCGGTGGGGGCGGAACTGTGAGCACCTCCCGAGCTGTGAGCACGTCCCGGACCCCCGGGGCGATCGAAGCCCCCACCTGGCCCGAGGAGTTCGCGACCCGCTACCGGGAAGCGGGCTGGTGGCGAGGCGAGACGTTCGGCCAGCTCCTGAGCGACAGGGCGGCCGAGCACCCGGACCGCACAGCGATCGTCGACCCGGCGTCGAACCGCCGCTGGACGTACGCGGACCTCGACCTCCGCGCCGACAGGCTGGCCGCGGGCCTGCTCGCCCGCGGCATCGCCAAGGGCGACAAGGTGGTCGTCCAGCTCCCCAACATCGCCGAGTTCTTCGAGACGATCTTCGCGCTCTTCCGCATCGGCGCGCTCCCCGTCTTCGCGCTGCCCGCGCACCGCGAGACGGAGATCCGCTACTTCTGCGAGTTCACCGGCGCCGCCGCCTACGTCATCCCCGCGGAGCACGGCGGCTTCGACTACCGCGAGCTCGCGACGAAGGTGCTCGCCGAAGTCCCCTCCCTGCGACACGTGTTCGTGGCGGACGGCGACCCCGGCGCCTTCGAGGCGCTGTCGGACGTCCCCGCGGACCCGGTGCCGATCCCCGACCCGCCCGCCCCCTCCGACCTGGCGTTCCTCCAGCTCTCCGGCGGCTCCACCGGCGTACCGAAGCTGATCCCGCGCACCCACGACGACTACATCTACTCGCTGTGGGGCTCCAACGAACTCTGCGCGGTGGACGAGTCGTCGGTCTACCTGGTCGCCCTCCCCGCGGCCCACAACTTCCCGCTCTCCTCGCCCGGTTCGCTCGGCGCGCTCTACGCGGGCGCGCGCGTCGTGCTCTGCCCGCAGCCGAGCCCCGACGTCGCCTTCCCGCTCATCGAGTCCGAGGGCGTCACCCTCACGGGCCTGGTGCCCCCGCTGGCCCTGGTCTGGACGGAGGCGGCGGCCGAAACGGCGTACGACCTGAGCAGCCTGGACGTACTCCTGGTGGGCGGCGCGAAGTTCAGCGAGGAGGCGGCTCGGCGGGTGAAGCCCGCGCTCGACTGCACGTTGCAGCAGGTCTTCGGCATGGCGGAGGGCCTGGTCAACTACACGCGCCTGGACGACGACACGGAGACGATCGTCACGACGCAGGGCCGCCCCATCTCCCCGGACGACGAGATCCGCGTCGTCGACGACGAGGACAACGACCTGCCCGTCGGTGAGACGGGCCACCTCCTGACCCGCGGCCCCTACACGATCCGCGGCTACTGGAACGCGCCGGAGCACAACGCCCGTTCCTTCACGGCCGACGGCTTCTACCGCACCGGCGACATCGTCCGCCTCACCCCGACGGGACACCTGGTCGTCGAGGGCCGCGCCAAGGACCAGATCAACCGGGGCGGCGAGAAGATCGCGGCGGAGGAGGTCGAGAACCACCTCCTCGCCCACCCCGCCGTGCACGACGCCAACGTGGTCGCCGAGCCCGATCCGTATCTGGGCGAGCGGACCTGCGCGTACGTGATCCTGCGCGCGGGCGCCGACCCGGTGAAGCCGATCGCCATCAAGAAGTTCGTACGGGAGCGGGGTCTTGCGGCGTACAAGGTGCCGGACCGCGTCGAGTTCGTGACGGCGTTCCCGCAGACGGGGGTGGGCAAGATCTCCAAGAAGGACCTGCGGGCGGCGTCCGCGCAGCCAGCCCCTTGAGCCCCTGAGCCCCTGAGCCCCCGAGCCCCCGAAATCCTGAACCCCTGAACCTCTGAACCTCTGAACCCCTGAACGGAATCACCCTCCCCATGGCCCTCCCCGCCATCACCCCCTACCCGATGCCGTCGGCCGACGAGCTGCCCGCGAACCGGGTCGACTGGACCGTGGACCCCTCCCGCGCGGTGCTCCTCGTCCACGACCTGCAGAACTACTTCCTGACGGCGTACGACCGCGAGCAGTCGCCGATCCCTGAACTTCTCGGCTCCGTACGGGAGTTGAAGGAGCAGGCGGCACGGCTCGGCATCCCGGTCGTGCACACCGCGCAGCCCGGCGGCCAGACCCCCGCCGAGCGCGGCCTCCAGCAGGACTTCTGGGGCCCTGGCCTGCCCGACGACGCCGAGGCTGCGGCGATCGCGCCCGAGATCGGCCCGGCGCCCGCCGACACGGTGCTCACGAAGTGGAAGTACAGCGGCTTCGTCCGCACCGACCTCCTGGAGCGGCTGCGCGAGCAGGGCCGCGACCAGCTGGTCATCACGGGTGTCTACGCCCACATCGGCGTACTGATGACGGCGTGCGACGCGTGGATGCAGGACATCCAGGCGTTCGTCGTCGCCGACGCGGTGGCCGACTTCTCCGCCGACGACCACGCGATGGCGCTGCGCTGGGCGGCGGGCAAGTGCGCGGTGGTCACCACGGCGGACACCGTCTTCTCCCCGCACTCCTCCAAGGAAGGCTGACAGCCATGTCCCTGACTCTCGATCAGCTCCGTGCCGACGTGGCCGACGTCCTCGGCGAGGACCCGGCCGACATCCCCGCGGACGAGAACCTCGTCGACTACGGCCTCGACTCCGTACGCCTGATGACCCTCCTGGGCCGCTGGCGCCGCGACCACGGCGTCACGGCGTCCTTCGCGGACCTGGCGGAGCAGCCCGCCCTGGAGAAGTGGGTGCCGCTGCTCGCGCAGGGGGCGTGAGGATCACGCTTCCTTCGTGAAGACGAGCACCTCGGTGGAGGCGAAGCCCACGGGAGCCAGGAAGCTGGCTTCCAGGCCGCAGCCGAGGGTCGCGAAGAGGTCCACGCACGCCTGGCGGGGCATGGCCGCCGGATAGGAGTCGTGCCCGTCGCCGCCCTTCGCCACCCAGGCGCGCATCGTGGCGGGGTCCAGGCACGCCTCCGTCATGACGTCGAAGACGATCCGGCCACCGGGCCGGGTGACCCGCGCCATCTCGAAGAAGTAGCGGGCGGCGCTGAGGAAGGTCACGGTGTTGAAGACCTTGTGGGCCTGGACGAGGTCGACGCTGTTGTCGGAGGTCGGGGCGAGACTGCACTCCGCGGTGGGCCGGGCGGTCACCTTGAAGGTGTCCACCAGGTAGGCGGCCCAGGGCGCCGCCGTCTCGTAGATCTCGTAACGCCCCGGCGAGCACTCCTTGAGCGTCTTCTCCAGGTACCGCCCGGACCCGGGGCCGATCTCGAGGACCGTGTCGGGGTCGGCGGCGAACACGCCGAGAGCGCGTAACTCGTCGATGGTGGACTGGGTGGCGCCGGGCGTGCCGTTCATGACTTCGTCGAGGTAGTCGCCGACCGACAGACCGGCCGCCCGCGCGGCCCGCATCGTCGCCTCGAAGGGGAGGAAGTCGTCCACCCCACCCCGGTTGTCGATGCTGCGCACGATGTCGTATCCGGCGCGCCCCAAGAGCTTCTTGATCCCTGATTTCCACATGGGGTTCCCCTCCCTGGTGCCCTCGTCGGGCACGTCTCACAACGGTTGGTCATGCCTGGGAGCACGCCGAAGTCACGGGCGTGCGTGATGACGTGGTGCGGTGAAGTGCCCTGGCCCTACGGGGCGCAGGGCTGTGCGCGGTGGAGCAGGACCACGAGTGCGCGCGGTCTCGGCAGCGTCGCGGTCGGCCGGGGCGCCCGGCCGGGCTTCGGCAGCGCATCGTCCGTGCGGTGCAGGACGAGGCTGATGGCGTACAGCAGGGGCGTCCGCCAGTGGGGCGCGGGCGAGTGGCCCGTGCCGCGGACGAGGTGGACCAGGGCGAGGCCCGCGAGGACGTTCAACGCGGCCATGGCCAGGGGGTGATGGTGCCAGGCGGCCGGGAGCCGCGCGTGGCCCTCCGGCCGGGCCGCGGGGATGTCCGCGACGGTCAGCCCCAGCCAGCCGGGCACCAAGGTCTGTACGGCGGTGACGGCGAGCGCGGCGCCCACCAGGGCAAGAGCGACCGCACGGACGGCGGTGCCGCTCGCGGGCGGGCGGTGGCCCGGGCCGGGGTGGTCGCGCTCAAGGTTGGCCGACATAGCCGGACCATCATGGCGCACTCGTGCGCGGCTCTTGGCGCGAATACGGCATTCCGCTATTTGAGCGTAGAAGTTGGGTGGTTGTCCTCCGGTGGGCGCGGGCTCAGAG contains:
- a CDS encoding 2,3-dihydro-2,3-dihydroxybenzoate dehydrogenase produces the protein MPEHIPQEPGEFTGRTALVTGAGQGIGAAVATALAARGAHVVATDRDAHGIDELAAAHRGAITPRVMDVTNPLAVTAVVDDVVREHGSLDLLVNVAGILRAAPVAELTDADWADTFAVNTTGVFHTSRAAAAHMTARGSGCIVTVASNAAGIPRTGMAAYAASKAAATMFTKCLGLEIARTGVRCNVVAPGSTDTAMQRSLWTDDEAPQRVIAGDPETYRTGIPLGRIADPQDIAEAVVFLASDRARHITLQELYVDGGATLR
- the dhbC gene encoding isochorismate synthase DhbC translates to MSTAPEVATHVTTAEQAHPAVGAATALLDAYTPGERFLATPTRTLLTEGVHAHVPHDERPLPHRIAATLADARRTGPAKPYVVGAIPFDHTAPAALAVPRALRTAPPLTADPLIALPADPPDATDWRIRPVPSPEAYGAGVASAVERMWRGDFSKVVLARTLELTAQAPLDLPVMLQRLARRDPSGYTFALPTAPGRTLIGASPELLVSRRGHQVVANPLAGSTPRSDDLAEDVRRAAALLESAKDLHEHAVVVDAVHQALASFCTDLTVPARPTLIRTATMWHLSTTVTGTVASPDTSALELACALHPTPAVCGTPTATAREVIRETEPFDRGFFTGMVGWGDANGDGEWVVTIRCAEAEERSLRLYAGAGVVAASEPEAETAETGAKFRTFLNAVGAEL
- a CDS encoding (2,3-dihydroxybenzoyl)adenylate synthase, producing the protein MSTSRTPGAIEAPTWPEEFATRYREAGWWRGETFGQLLSDRAAEHPDRTAIVDPASNRRWTYADLDLRADRLAAGLLARGIAKGDKVVVQLPNIAEFFETIFALFRIGALPVFALPAHRETEIRYFCEFTGAAAYVIPAEHGGFDYRELATKVLAEVPSLRHVFVADGDPGAFEALSDVPADPVPIPDPPAPSDLAFLQLSGGSTGVPKLIPRTHDDYIYSLWGSNELCAVDESSVYLVALPAAHNFPLSSPGSLGALYAGARVVLCPQPSPDVAFPLIESEGVTLTGLVPPLALVWTEAAAETAYDLSSLDVLLVGGAKFSEEAARRVKPALDCTLQQVFGMAEGLVNYTRLDDDTETIVTTQGRPISPDDEIRVVDDEDNDLPVGETGHLLTRGPYTIRGYWNAPEHNARSFTADGFYRTGDIVRLTPTGHLVVEGRAKDQINRGGEKIAAEEVENHLLAHPAVHDANVVAEPDPYLGERTCAYVILRAGADPVKPIAIKKFVRERGLAAYKVPDRVEFVTAFPQTGVGKISKKDLRAASAQPAP
- a CDS encoding isochorismatase family protein, coding for MALPAITPYPMPSADELPANRVDWTVDPSRAVLLVHDLQNYFLTAYDREQSPIPELLGSVRELKEQAARLGIPVVHTAQPGGQTPAERGLQQDFWGPGLPDDAEAAAIAPEIGPAPADTVLTKWKYSGFVRTDLLERLREQGRDQLVITGVYAHIGVLMTACDAWMQDIQAFVVADAVADFSADDHAMALRWAAGKCAVVTTADTVFSPHSSKEG
- a CDS encoding phosphopantetheine-binding protein — its product is MSLTLDQLRADVADVLGEDPADIPADENLVDYGLDSVRLMTLLGRWRRDHGVTASFADLAEQPALEKWVPLLAQGA
- a CDS encoding class I SAM-dependent methyltransferase, whose product is MWKSGIKKLLGRAGYDIVRSIDNRGGVDDFLPFEATMRAARAAGLSVGDYLDEVMNGTPGATQSTIDELRALGVFAADPDTVLEIGPGSGRYLEKTLKECSPGRYEIYETAAPWAAYLVDTFKVTARPTAECSLAPTSDNSVDLVQAHKVFNTVTFLSAARYFFEMARVTRPGGRIVFDVMTEACLDPATMRAWVAKGGDGHDSYPAAMPRQACVDLFATLGCGLEASFLAPVGFASTEVLVFTKEA